GCTGCAGCTATGTAGGTATACAAAGGTagggttatttttttcgatGGCCAGTAGcttaaaaaacgggaaaaataaaggaaacgcggaacaaaaaaagaaagaaactaaaTAAGGATCAAAAGAAAGGGGATAggcaaagaaaataagaaaaataaatgatatgGGAAGGGATAGGAGTGTACGAAAGGGATAGCAATACAATATTAGTAACAATAATAACGTTATCATTTGGTAAAGGAAGCAAAAACAGCCCACATCAACTCATTGGTTCCAGGTTTTGCACTCTCGTTGTCCAAGTCAAGGTAGAGGAGTTCACGAACCCGTTTCATGGCCAGCtcgtagtcgtcgtcgtttaaTGGGGCAAAGGCATTCTCTAACACGTCAGAGGCGTGAGCCAGGAAGATGAGTGACAGCATGCGTTTGTCCATTCGATGAGCGTCGTTTACCCACTTGGATAAGACTGCTTCTTGTACCTGCAGATGGTTTGGTCAAAGGGACAAAAGGTTTAAAAATATGGCTGGCTTTGAGAATGTGAAGACGTCACACCTTTTTGACAAGACGAGTTTTCATGATATTGTCCGTAAGAGGATGAGTGGTCATatcaaacaagagaaaattctgtttctctGTCGTTAATACTCCCTTCTCCACCAAATTTTTGGCCAGGCGTTCCCGGACGTTTTTCAGTTGATATCTTAGTTTCAAGGGATTCCATGTTTCTCCTGTAAAAATATTTGgaaatcaatgaaaaattcTTAAGTTGGAGGATCAAACAAATGACAGACTCACCACTGAGGTATTCTATCCAATTCTGTACCGTCTCAGGGGGATCTGTTTCCTTAACATGCTTGAGTGCTTCATCTAGGAGAACATCTCCAGTAGGTGAGTCATTCTTGAGTAGAATTTTTCTCCCCAATAGGGATCGTTTCCTCATTCCTCCTTTCTCTAGTTCAACTCTACCACGTAGGCCTAACTCAATCAATATGCATCCACGAAGACCACTAGATATGCAATCATTCCAGAATGAAGTATAGccctgtaaattaaaaaaaaattaaatttagggGGGAAATGTACCAAGTATGACACAATAAACATTATTTATACCTCTTTATCTTTGAGACCCAATAATAACACTTCTTCCATCAAGGTGAGTCTTGTTTCTTTGGAATCCAAATCATCCATATCATCTGTATCATTACTTGTACGGCGGTCTTCAACATCAGCTGGGCCTGACGATATCTCAACAGGTCCTCCGCCACCAGTCCCCACACGAGCAGTCCTCCTTTGAACAACCCCTTCACGATTCATTTTTCTATCAAAACCTGTAACCAGAAAGAACTGTGAGAAGTGAGAACAACCACTCCAGAAAGCACCAAACTATGAATCATGCTATGAATAATTAAATGCCAAATGAACACACTATGAGTTTGACATTTGGAtgtaatgaaataataatgacTTGATCCTTTTTTTGGGAAATTATTCTAGTCAAGAGAACTGAACTGTATCTATTTGCAGAGTAATGAGCTACTTTGTTAAATAGAGGAGGTAATCTGACCTGTGCACTTGTGAAAGAATAATACTGGCTTTGTGGCAATACGCTCGACGTCTCATCAGTCGCAGAcaacgaaaaacaaactcaagaactcaagaagaaggaaactaAACTATGAAAGGGGCACTACAGTTGTAACTTCGTTCTGGCTGATGAGTTTGTTGACATTCGGAGGCTCGTCTATGCCTTCTTACACGTATAAGAACTTTTGTACACGTATAATCTTTGGCAAGCAGGTAGGGTTCTCTCTGTAAAAACGTCGATTTTTGCCTGGTCGTCAAGGCAACAAGCCTGCTGCTTGCAAGTTGCGACGTGgcgtaaaaaaattcaaaaatgaaaaaaaccagAAGGTATTTCCCACGGTACGCGATTCGTATTTGGTGAATTGTGTAAACGTAAGCACAGcaaaaaacgggaaaattaTGACAGTTATGGTAGTGCAAAGGTTTAGGCGATTTTCTTTCGAAAGAATTGTTATCTTGTGTAAATATAACCCTCGTCAATCAGTCCGTCACTGGACATACACATAagcccttaaaaaaaattatctttccCGTCCGGATCGTAACTATGACAACATTAATTTGTGTCAATGGGAAAATGTAGATAGAAATGTGTTGCaatatttgacccgatatttgCGATGAAACATAAAtgacgatttttcttttatcaaaggaaaaatagtTGTTTTCCTTGCtagtttcaatttcaattgataGGTGGCAGCTTTATACCtaccaattaaaaaattccgaTGGGGAAATCCGCCTCGAACTCGATTCAGATAAAGGTACAAGTCTAGACTCTAGATAAATCAGATAAAAAACTTATTTGGATGTAACGAGACCTTATGCCAGTTCAATCTAACAAAGTTTAAATTGGggaatcaaaaatgaatttataatggaCAACGCGATTGTCCATTTCATCCGACGTGTAGGAGgaaaatcgaaattttttaccgacgaatgaaaaattgatttgtaATTATATTCCGCAATGAAAACTTGATTTCCATGAATCAACATTTATTTCCATACATCGCAATAGTATATCAGTATGACAGGATCGTTTGACGCATTACATCAGCACCTAATTTTACCTGCGCTTAATAATTCACTCAATACATGTTGAAGCGGAAAAATCAGTCGCGTTCTACATCTGGTAGCCCCGTTGCCTAGTCTACTAATATCAACCGAAAGATGTGTGTAAATGTAAATATTTGGCCATTTTCTgatccttttaaaaaaatccgtaGAAAGTCAGCAAATATTTTGCTTATCTTGTTACAAGTTGCGTAACACAATTTGGCTCAAGCAACGGTGAAACCAGCAACTAAATTGGTCATATCTCTGCAGTAGAAGGAGCAATAATGGGTCACTTTTCGTGGGCACCTAACTAGTAGCCAGCCAACTTGCAGGCAGCTAATCCGATAATAATTACTGCCGAGGAGTTTGTGTGAAAACGCATCCGGATTTCGTCACGATCTTCTCAGCAGCAACGGCGTTGGCAGCCGAAAGATGGCAGCTGATGTTCTCCGTGCCGGctcaaaatccaaaaaataagATTCCGACCGAAATGATGAAACCGCGGCTCGTGTGTCGGGGGATGAATGCCGACCAAGAGAATCCCGGCATTTGTATGCTACGGGCGAATCAAATAATTCATCTGACCTTAATTAGAAAACCAACGTTATCCAAAAACTGCAAAGAGCGGAAATAGCAGCATAAAACAGTTGATGAGAATATTGATCCGACTCGTCTGATGTTAGTAAACACGTGAAAAAGACATTGAAAATGTAATATTCGCCGGCCAACAGACATCTCTTTTATGttggaaacatttttcgctaaaaaaagagaaaaatagagctagctagctagctatacatgtaaaagaagaagatgaagtccTCTCCGGCGCAATTGTTGCCTGCGGAGTAgtctttttgaaaagaaaacgagggaACGAAGAAAACGGGCGGATAGGGACGTCTGGCCGCTTTATTGCCACATCACAACCTCATTAGCTCAAGAGCATATGGACtggagagttttttttttttccttttcctttttgtttgtatATGCAGCtcggccgacgacgacgacgacaggagcagcagccgctATTGAACATTcgatttaagaaaagaaactagTGATACTCTTGCGAATGAACAATTGCGCCAACTTTCAAGCCGATGTGTGTCTCCTGCAGTCTATTACGTCTACGCACTTGTGCGCATTTCGAAGTAAAAGGACTGAGTCTTGTTTATCATAAAAACCTAACCCTCTTCTCTTCCTTGCATCTCAATGGTAATTGGACTCTtgttgggacttttttttcgggTCGAGACAAACGCCACCCAAAGGAAACTGATCATCATCAGCAGTTCCTTCCCGTAACTATCTGCCGGTACTACATAATGgactgaaaataaaagagatccAGCTGCTTTGAAGTTCGATTGCGTCAATACAGTTTTACTTGTTTGTCGTCGTGTGCAGGAGCCACAGCCATGAACAATAATGGGTTTTCTTCTACATAGAATTTAGAGAGAAAGTGCGTCATCAAGACTCGAGAGGATTGCCCTGCTGCACTTGCTCTGTCCTGCTATTTGCAGATGCTCAT
The sequence above is drawn from the Daphnia pulicaria isolate SC F1-1A chromosome 1, SC_F0-13Bv2, whole genome shotgun sequence genome and encodes:
- the LOC124336379 gene encoding Golgi phosphoprotein 3 homolog sauron-like, which codes for MNREGVVQRRTARVGTGGGGPVEISSGPADVEDRRTSNDTDDMDDLDSKETRLTLMEEVLLLGLKDKEGYTSFWNDCISSGLRGCILIELGLRGRVELEKGGMRKRSLLGRKILLKNDSPTGDVLLDEALKHVKETDPPETVQNWIEYLSGETWNPLKLRYQLKNVRERLAKNLVEKGVLTTEKQNFLLFDMTTHPLTDNIMKTRLVKKVQEAVLSKWVNDAHRMDKRMLSLIFLAHASDVLENAFAPLNDDDYELAMKRVRELLYLDLDNESAKPGTNELMWAVFASFTK